Proteins encoded within one genomic window of Ammonifex degensii KC4:
- a CDS encoding competence/damage-inducible protein A: protein MKAEIIFTGTELLLGQIANTHAQYLGERLSALGIETTRQVTVGDDWEGITGALREALGRADLVIITGGLGPTEDDLTMAAVAEVLERPLVLYEQALRRIDEYFAAQGKTTPPNVVKEAYLPEGAKLLPNENGTAPGCLLEDRGKILVVLPGPPRELQPMYEKYVEPRLREKLGNEAGVLYYRVLKLTGISECATQEKLKDLAASSVNPRIGYVVKPGEVHVRISSTASTQDEARLRVEELLKKVEERVKDYVFAYDEEQIEEVVGQLLRDRGFTIGVAESCTGGLLGGRLTNVPGSSDYFLGGVIAYANEVKERVLGVPSEVLRTVGAVSSQTAQAMAEGIKRLLGTTLGVGITGIAGPGGGTPQKPVGLVYIALATPEGTEVKRFEFPGHRAAVRQGAVNGALMMVRRYLEKGI, encoded by the coding sequence ATGAAAGCAGAGATCATATTCACCGGTACCGAATTGCTTCTGGGGCAGATAGCCAACACACATGCCCAATATTTGGGAGAAAGGCTTTCGGCTTTGGGAATAGAGACCACCCGCCAGGTTACCGTCGGCGATGACTGGGAAGGGATAACCGGAGCCTTGCGCGAGGCCCTAGGTCGGGCCGACCTGGTCATCATCACCGGGGGGCTCGGGCCGACCGAAGACGATCTTACCATGGCGGCGGTGGCGGAGGTTCTCGAGCGCCCTCTGGTCCTTTACGAGCAGGCCCTGCGCCGCATCGACGAGTACTTTGCCGCTCAGGGGAAGACCACTCCGCCTAACGTGGTAAAGGAGGCCTACCTTCCCGAAGGCGCCAAGCTCTTGCCTAACGAAAACGGAACCGCCCCCGGTTGTCTGCTGGAGGATAGAGGTAAGATCCTGGTGGTTCTTCCCGGGCCGCCCAGGGAGCTTCAGCCCATGTACGAGAAGTACGTGGAGCCTCGCCTCCGAGAGAAGCTGGGAAACGAGGCCGGCGTTCTTTACTACCGGGTCCTGAAACTCACGGGTATTTCGGAGTGCGCTACGCAGGAAAAGCTAAAGGATCTGGCCGCGAGCTCGGTAAACCCCCGCATCGGCTATGTTGTAAAGCCGGGCGAGGTTCACGTTCGCATATCGAGTACCGCTTCTACCCAGGACGAAGCCCGGCTTCGGGTGGAGGAGCTGCTAAAGAAAGTGGAAGAAAGGGTAAAGGATTACGTTTTTGCCTACGACGAGGAGCAGATCGAAGAAGTGGTAGGCCAGCTCTTGCGCGACCGGGGCTTCACCATAGGAGTGGCGGAGTCGTGCACCGGCGGCCTTCTAGGGGGTCGGCTGACCAACGTGCCCGGGAGCTCAGACTACTTCCTGGGAGGGGTTATAGCCTACGCCAACGAGGTTAAGGAGCGGGTCCTAGGCGTTCCTTCGGAGGTTTTGCGGACTGTGGGGGCGGTGAGCTCCCAGACTGCCCAGGCCATGGCCGAAGGGATAAAACGCCTGCTGGGGACCACTCTAGGGGTGGGGATAACGGGCATAGCCGGTCCCGGAGGCGGGACGCCGCAAAAACCGGTGGGCCTGGTCTACATAGCTCTGGCTACGCCGGAGGGTACCGAGGTTAAGCGCTTTGAGTTTCCTGGTCACCGGGCGGCCGTGCGCCAGGGGGCGGTCAACGGGGCTTTAATGATGGTGCGCCGCTATCTGGAAAAGGGAATTTAG
- a CDS encoding RNA-guided endonuclease InsQ/TnpB family protein, producing the protein MPLVTLRAQVHADPETLAVLKDAMFCATKVYNGLLWHLRKEYEETGKVDISRKNLNRILKELPRAKGYYSMSVQLTRDEVREAYKSFFALKKKSLTQHEAPGFRRKGYLSPLKYVQSGFKVEGDKVTVSLGTGREDGVREVSFRISHRPGVEYERVRELSITYDKVSGRIEARLVVEVKANPCPGRLRAALDLGETILMAAAFEDGTVLLYSGRFIKSVRRYWQKVRASLKQNSRRWKEVAHREKLQVEHLLHAATSHFIEECVRRGVGEVAIGAITGIRENIDYGDRLNQRLHAWPYRKLTDMLKYKGALAGIVVRDDVDERNTSVRCHACGRVLPSNRKHRGLYVCSCGWKAQADVNGSLNIFERAYEVSPVKGSSGRVARPVVLSLHLGWHGVHEPKREEKTSRASL; encoded by the coding sequence GTGCCCCTCGTCACCCTCAGAGCCCAGGTACACGCCGACCCCGAGACCCTGGCCGTCCTCAAGGACGCCATGTTCTGCGCCACCAAGGTCTACAACGGCCTCCTCTGGCACCTCCGGAAAGAATACGAAGAGACCGGGAAGGTAGATATTTCCCGCAAGAACCTCAACCGCATCTTAAAAGAACTCCCCCGGGCGAAGGGCTACTACTCGATGTCCGTGCAGCTCACGCGGGACGAGGTGCGGGAAGCGTATAAGTCCTTCTTCGCCCTCAAGAAAAAGAGCCTCACGCAGCACGAGGCTCCGGGGTTTCGCCGGAAGGGTTATCTCTCCCCGCTCAAGTACGTCCAGAGCGGCTTCAAGGTGGAAGGAGATAAGGTTACGGTTTCTCTGGGCACCGGGCGGGAAGACGGGGTGAGGGAAGTCTCCTTCCGCATTTCCCACCGTCCCGGCGTGGAGTACGAGCGGGTGCGGGAGCTCTCCATCACCTACGACAAGGTGTCCGGGCGAATCGAAGCCCGTCTGGTGGTGGAGGTGAAGGCGAACCCGTGTCCCGGCAGACTGAGGGCTGCTCTGGACCTGGGGGAGACCATCCTCATGGCGGCCGCCTTCGAGGACGGAACCGTGCTGCTCTACTCCGGCAGGTTCATCAAGTCGGTGAGGCGGTACTGGCAGAAGGTGCGGGCGAGCCTCAAGCAGAACTCCCGCAGGTGGAAGGAGGTAGCCCACCGGGAAAAGCTTCAGGTGGAGCACCTGCTCCACGCGGCCACATCCCACTTCATAGAAGAGTGCGTGAGGCGAGGTGTGGGGGAGGTAGCCATCGGGGCGATCACGGGCATCCGCGAGAATATCGACTACGGAGACCGGCTCAACCAGAGGCTGCACGCCTGGCCGTACCGGAAGCTCACCGACATGCTCAAGTACAAGGGGGCGTTAGCGGGGATTGTGGTCCGGGACGACGTGGACGAGAGGAACACATCCGTGCGCTGCCACGCCTGCGGGCGCGTGCTGCCTTCCAACCGGAAACACAGGGGGCTTTACGTGTGTTCCTGTGGGTGGAAGGCGCAGGCGGACGTGAACGGCTCTTTGAACATCTTCGAGAGGGCGTACGAGGTATCTCCCGTCAAGGGGAGTAGTGGCCGTGTGGCGCGGCCTGTGGTCCTGTCGCTCCACCTGGGGTGGCACGGAGTCCACGAACCAAAGCGCGAGGAAAAGACCTCGCGCGCGTCCCTTTAA
- the recA gene encoding recombinase RecA, giving the protein MSDRQKMLETTLAQIERQFGKGAIMRLGEAASRFQVEVIPSGSIALDVALGIGGFPRGRVVEIFGPESSGKTTVALHAVAEAQKMGGIAAFIDAEHALDPVYAQRVGVDVDNLLVSQPDTGEQALEIAEALVRSGAVDIIVVDSVAALVPRAELEGEMGDAHVGLQARLMSQALRKLTGVIAKSRTTAIFINQIREKVGAYGNPETTPGGRALKFYASVRLEVRKVDDIKRGTEKIGTRVRARVVKNKLAPPFKQAEFDILFGEGISREGSLLDAALATKLITKTGSWYSYGDIRLGQGRENVREYLKEHPELFQEIENKIRQLLQGGQAAPLVLSTSEGPEEEEG; this is encoded by the coding sequence TTGAGCGACCGTCAAAAAATGCTCGAAACCACCCTGGCCCAGATAGAGCGCCAGTTCGGCAAGGGCGCCATAATGCGCCTGGGCGAAGCAGCAAGCCGCTTCCAGGTGGAAGTAATCCCCTCCGGCTCCATAGCTTTGGACGTTGCCCTGGGCATAGGGGGCTTTCCCCGGGGAAGAGTGGTGGAGATCTTCGGTCCTGAGTCCTCAGGGAAAACCACCGTGGCCCTGCACGCGGTGGCCGAGGCCCAAAAAATGGGGGGTATAGCGGCGTTCATCGACGCCGAGCACGCCCTCGATCCCGTCTACGCCCAGAGGGTGGGTGTTGACGTGGACAACTTGCTGGTGTCCCAGCCGGACACGGGGGAGCAGGCCCTGGAAATAGCAGAAGCCCTGGTCAGGAGCGGCGCGGTGGACATCATCGTAGTGGACAGCGTAGCAGCCCTTGTCCCCCGGGCGGAGCTGGAAGGGGAGATGGGGGATGCCCACGTGGGATTGCAAGCGAGGCTCATGTCCCAGGCCCTGCGCAAGCTCACCGGGGTTATCGCCAAGTCTCGCACCACGGCCATATTCATAAACCAAATTCGGGAGAAGGTGGGGGCCTATGGCAACCCTGAAACCACTCCTGGCGGGCGGGCGCTGAAATTCTATGCCTCCGTCCGGCTAGAGGTGCGGAAGGTTGACGACATCAAGCGAGGAACGGAAAAGATCGGGACGCGGGTGCGGGCGAGGGTGGTCAAGAACAAGTTGGCCCCGCCCTTTAAGCAGGCGGAGTTCGACATCCTTTTCGGAGAGGGAATTTCCCGGGAGGGAAGCTTACTGGATGCGGCCCTGGCTACCAAGCTGATAACCAAGACCGGCTCTTGGTACTCCTATGGCGACATTCGGCTGGGGCAGGGGCGGGAAAATGTGCGTGAGTATCTCAAGGAGCACCCGGAACTCTTCCAAGAGATCGAGAACAAAATACGGCAGCTACTCCAGGGCGGGCAGGCAGCTCCCTTGGTTCTTTCTACCTCCGAAGGTCCGGAAGAGGAAGAAGGCTAG
- the yedF gene encoding sulfurtransferase-like selenium metabolism protein YedF, protein MREIDARGKPCPQPVLMVKEVVDAGVDSFAVLVDSQASVENVRRFAERSGFSVTVEEKEGFFRLVGRKEGAPAEEEKAEKAAEIAPAPVKTLLILSDTLGRDDPVLGRKLVKILLDTLAVQEKQPQYIILMNAGVKLACEGSEVLEALADLEAKGVQILACGTCLNHFNLLPSLRVGRPTNAYEVTNLLLAGGVLTWG, encoded by the coding sequence ATGCGGGAAATTGACGCCCGGGGAAAGCCTTGTCCTCAGCCGGTACTTATGGTCAAAGAGGTAGTGGATGCCGGTGTTGATTCTTTTGCCGTGCTGGTGGACAGCCAGGCTTCGGTAGAAAACGTGCGGCGCTTTGCCGAAAGAAGCGGTTTCAGCGTGACTGTGGAAGAAAAGGAAGGATTCTTCCGCCTGGTGGGCCGCAAGGAAGGAGCTCCAGCAGAAGAAGAAAAGGCAGAGAAGGCGGCCGAAATAGCTCCTGCTCCTGTAAAAACCCTGCTCATTCTCTCCGACACCCTGGGTAGGGATGACCCCGTGCTGGGACGCAAGCTGGTGAAAATTTTGCTCGATACCCTCGCCGTCCAGGAGAAGCAGCCGCAGTATATAATACTTATGAACGCGGGAGTAAAGCTTGCCTGCGAGGGCTCGGAGGTGCTGGAGGCGCTGGCCGACCTGGAAGCCAAGGGGGTCCAGATCCTAGCTTGCGGCACCTGCCTTAACCACTTTAACCTGCTGCCCTCTCTGCGGGTGGGCCGCCCCACTAATGCTTACGAGGTCACCAACCTCCTCTTAGCCGGAGGGGTCCTTACCTGGGGATAA
- a CDS encoding universal stress protein has protein sequence MYNKILVAVDGSENALRAVREAVRLAKGNPEAEITLITIVPPLDSAFAYGTWFTPQEVQDREKKVIDALLARAEEIIKEAEEVAKEDGGEKIKSVIQVGDPAQAIVTYADKEKFDVIVMGKRGRGIIRELLLGSVSNKVIHLASCPVLLVH, from the coding sequence ATGTACAATAAAATCCTGGTAGCGGTGGACGGGTCGGAGAACGCTTTACGCGCGGTAAGAGAAGCGGTCCGGCTGGCCAAGGGCAACCCGGAAGCGGAGATAACTTTAATCACCATAGTGCCCCCTCTCGATTCGGCCTTCGCCTACGGCACCTGGTTCACCCCTCAGGAAGTACAGGACCGGGAGAAGAAAGTCATTGATGCCTTGCTGGCTCGGGCGGAAGAAATAATAAAGGAGGCGGAGGAAGTAGCTAAGGAGGACGGCGGAGAAAAGATAAAGAGCGTTATCCAGGTAGGGGATCCAGCCCAGGCTATTGTAACCTACGCCGATAAGGAAAAGTTTGACGTTATCGTGATGGGAAAAAGGGGGAGGGGGATAATCCGCGAACTGCTCCTGGGGAGTGTGAGCAATAAGGTCATTCACCTGGCTTCTTGTCCCGTGCTGCTGGTGCACTAA